Genomic window (Cenarchaeum symbiont of Oopsacas minuta):
CCTATTGCTCCATCGTATACAAATACAAGTCCTGATCTGCCTAGTGATATACCGCCAAGATCCTGTGATGCACCACCCGTTATTATATTACTTCCCTCTATGATCACATGTTCAGTTGCATGATATCCACTAATTTTGGTATACTCTGTATCTGTAGAATCTGCAGCACATTCAATTGGTTCAGGAGCATGAAATACAATTCCTTTTGTAACAAAATCATATTGTAATGGTACTTTGAGATCCACTCTAGTCCCTTGCATGGTGCCTTCTCCGATCTTTATATTTGCATAACCATGTATGATCTTTTCTATATGCAATCTACAAAATACAATCTCTGTTCCAAACACTATCTTCCTCTCATAAATTTTCTCAATTATGGGCCATTCATCAGTTAACGCCTTTGTATAATATGAATAATTTTTTGGGGCTCTTTCAATTATGGCATGCATTTTCTTTGGATATGAAAAATGTTTCACAATATATTTTGTACCGGCTAAAAAATAAACTGCATTCTCGTGTAGCTCCTCTAATGCCATAGGAAGAGCTCTTTTCCCTACCACATATCCGTTTGAAATAATATCAATATGTCTACCAATTCCTCTAATGTTGTACTCTGAGATAAGATGTTTTCCTTTAACTCCTAGCGCGTACATATTATCATATAATATCAGAGAACGAGACTTGCAGTGATTCTCTATGGTTTTCTTATATTCGGGCATCTCATCTAGTTTGATTGCTCTATCATAAGCCATAGCCAAAACCTGTGATTCTTCAATAAACGGATTTTTTGGATCAATATATGCTTCTTCAGAATCTTCAAAATAGTCATCTGGATGGTTTTTGTAATATTGAGATATGGGATCAGAGCCTAGAACCAAAAAAGCAAAACCCATCTGGCCATTACGGGCAGCCCTACCGATTCTTTGCATTAGCCTGTTTACTGGCACCGTGGATGAGACAACACCGTCAACGTCACCTACGTCTATACCAAGTTCTAACGTGGGTGTACATGATATGGCTTTTAACAAACCATTCCGAAATTCATCCTCTACGATTTTTCTATATCGTGTAGTTAGACCTGCTCTATGAACTTTTATTGAAACTCCAAGTTTTTTGGCTTGCATAGCCAACAATTCTGCATTCTGATGCGAGCCACTAAACACTATAGTTTTATGTTCTGCATCGGTTAATTTTTTTGTTAAATCTATCATTAGAGATCTTTGAGTTCGTAGAGATGGAAACATTATGACAAAATCAATTTTGGATTTTGCACCTTCTCCTACAATACGTTCCATATCGACTCCAAAGAGCTGCTTGCAAAAATTCTCAGAATTGTGCAATGTTGCAGACGATGCAATAAACTGTATTCTACTAGAAGCAAGTCTTTTGAGACGTTTTATTATATAGTGAACATTTGATCCAAATATGCCAGTATAGACATGAGTCTCATCTACTATTGTAAATCGTATGCTAGAGAGAAGTGATGCAAAACGTGTACGGCGCATCATATGATAATGCAACACATCAAAATTTGTAATAATAATGTCTGGTTTACGTGACAATACATCAGATCTATGTGCTGCCCCAACATCTCCGTCAAAGACTGCAACATCAAGACCCATGGTAACTGCAAGTAGTTTTACTTTTGAATATTGATCATGTGCTAATGCTTTTGTTGGGTATATGATTAGAATCGAAGGACTAGAGGTACGTTTTGTACCAACCATATGTAGTATGGGAATCAAAAATGCCTCTGTTTTACCAGATGCAGTTGGAGCTTCTATCACAATGTCTTTACCTGCCAAAATATGGTCTATTGCCTTACGCTGAAATTTATACAGCTTTGATATGCCTGATTTGACAAGCGCATCTGCCAATCTTTGATCTATTCCAGATTCGGATACGTTGCCACCAGATACAGGTTTTGGCCGACTCAATCTTTTATAGCATACAATGTAATCTTTTTTTGAATATAAAATGGACTTTGTTAAAGGATTTGGTGTGTAACCTTTTGTCAAAAGAACAATCTCTGATTTTTTTCTAACCATCTTTGAATCTGTAATGCTATCAGACTTGGAAAGTTTTCCCTCATCATACCTACACGCAAATTCCATGATTGCTATGTCAGTACCACCGTTGCCATCAAAGAGTCCACCTAGCTCACACGATGGGCATAATATGTGAATTCTCTTATCAAACGTGATATCTATAGTCAGATTTGTTTTGCAGTTTGGACATGGATATTTTGACACGGTATGATTAAAATCTGACTTCATTTATTGTTTTGAGATTAAATCCAGTCAAAGTAGAATAACCAAATGACAAACTTTACTCAATCGTACATGATATGTATGATGTAATATTCAACAAAACATGGTTGGATACACGGTAAAAATTGCCCAAATGCACAAGCGTTACAATGCGCAATTGAAAAAGGCAAAATCATCTAAAACGGTCTTGGCCGCATTTGCAGCACATAAAAAAGCACATATACGTCTGCTAAAAAGCCATCTAAAACAGGAAAAAATTCAAGTAGAAAAGATCCGTAAACAACTCTAGACTGACAAATAATATGTGATTTTTTTAACATAACGTTAGATTGTTATGTGCATACTTTTATTGAGTGCAAAAAAACAAGATAGATTAATTGAAAGAAAAAATTGCCAACCAAATCTACAATGAAGATTGTATAGTTGGAATGCAAAAAATAAAAGCAAAAAGCGTGGATCTCATCATAACCGATCCACCGTTTGCGATAAAATTCGGTAAAAAAAAGGCCAACTATAACCGAAAAGACTCTCGTGTGTTGAAAGGATATGGAGAAGTCTTGCAGTCTGAATATAGTAAATTTACGCACAACTGGATGGAACAGGCGTATCGTACACTTCGAGAATCTGGAAGCATGTATGTTTTTTCTGGATGGAATCACCTTGGGGACATACTTGCAGGACTCGACTCTGCAGGATTTACGGTTGTAAATCATCTTGTATGGAAATATCAGTTTGGTGTGGTTACTAGTCGCAAGTTTGTCACGTCACATTACCATTGTTTGTATGTGTGCGTCAATGATAAAAAACGCACATTTTATCCGTTTTCGCGTTTTGGAAAAAACGACAAGGATGAAAACAACAAAAGCCTTCATTATGCAGACAAGGAAGATGTTTGGTACATAAAACGTGAATACTGGTCTGGAATGACAAAGACGCCAACAAAACTTCCGCGCAAAATAGTGGAAAAAATACTTGAATACTCTAGTAAAAAAGGCGATCTTGTAATGGATCCATTTCTTGGTTCAGGACAAGTTGCCGTGGTAAGTAAACTAATGGGTCGTAAATATGCTGGATTTGAAGTCGTAAAACAATATTATGAATTTATACAACATCGACTCGAAAGTGGTGGATATGGACTAAAGCACGCAGACTAGGAATCTTTTTTACCCATTTTAGATTCAATGGCAGTACGTAGTTCATCATTTGATTTATCATTAAAATCTATTCCGAGTGTTTTGCATATGATCTCGAGTTTTTGTCGTTCGGTATTTACTGGACCTCTCACACCAGTTTCATGAATCCCTACATCGTTTAGACTCTCTCTTACATCTGTTTTTGCACGGTTGTATTCATTTACGGCCTTGCCCATCTTTTTTGCCGCTTCGGGAAGCTTGTTTGTACCTAAAATCAACACAAGTGCGACAAATATGATAATTACCCATTCGCCACCTATGATGTTTAATGCAATCTCGTAGGTCATGCCGTATAGATGAGTGGTGCCTACATTAAAGTCAATCCTGTCTATATATCGGCTGTAGTACTGAACGTCTAGCTATGGCTATAAACGCCACACCAAATCCAAAGATGGCAAACACAATGTATGGTGCAGATCCCCCGTATTCTTGTGATACTATACCTGCGATGATGGGGCCTATTACCCACCCGATGCCAAAGATTGACTCGTATGCACCTATGACCGATCCAGACATTTTGGCTTTGGCACGGGAGAGGGCAATCTCTAATGTAAGAGGAACAATGGCACTAAAACCAAATCCCATTGTAAGTAATGCGATTGCATACCAAAATAATCCGTTACCAAAATATGCTGCACTCATGCCAATACCGATAGAAAGTATGGATGCAACTAGAATGATTGTAACATGTCCGACAAATTTTTTGGCGCATATCAATGTGATTATACGTGAGATGCCAAACACAAAATAAAGAATTTCAACATGCATTGCACTTGTGCCTTTTTCCGTAAGAAATGCTGGATATATTGCGAGTATCACACCAAAAGAGGCGGTACAATAGATGAGCATCAAAACCATTTCCGGTAACGATATCAAACTACGAAATCCAGATAGTGATATTTTTACACTAGATGCCACTGTACGAATTCTTGAAGTAGATACTGAGGATATCAGTGCGGCAGCCATTACGAATGCAGCAAACTGGAACAATAATCTATATCCTGAATCACTATCATTCAAAAATAGTGAACCAAGTAGCGGACCGATGGTAAATCCTGCAACAAAAAATCCTACAAATTTTGCAATATTTTTTACTCTATCTGCACCAGAGCTTACACTTGAGATTATTGCCTCACATGGAGGCCAAAAGAACGCGTGTGCTATACCCGTTCCAATTCTACATATTATGATCTCAGGTACTGTATGCACTATGGACAATGCATATGTGGATACAACATTTATTGCAACGCCAACGGTAAGAATCCACCCACGGTTGAATTTATCTAGCAACATTCCTACAAATAACGGGACAAAAACATATGGCATAAAATTTGCAACGCCGATAGCGCCAAGATCCGAATATGATGCACCTATAGAATCAACTGCAAATATGGGAAGAATTGGATTGTGTATTCCATACGATATACCAATTAAAAGGCTGACAGAGTTGACCAAAAAAAGATGGTATCTCATTTGTATGCGGCCACCATCACGGCGCCGCCCATAAGATCTTTTCCAAATTCTACCCTAGAAAATTTCTCGAGTAGAATCGATTCTAGTTCCTTATTTTTTGGCCATTTTTTAAACGTGTCATATAGTGCAGAAAATTTGAGACCAAGTCGACCAGCTGCACAGTATGCAACTATCGGTAATACGAATTTGAGATAAAATGCTACACCTGTTCTCACAAATCTTGAATCTGGTTTACCAAGATCCACAATGACAAACTTTCCATCTTTATGTAAAACTCTATGTATCTCTGATATGGCAGTTCGCAATTCTATGGCATCGCGTAACGAATATCCGCACATAACTGCGTCAAAACCCCCAGAACGAAACGGCATGTGTTCAAAGACGCCACATGAGAGATCTGGTGACTCTTCAAATAACCTACTAGTATTTTTGAGCATAGGCAAGAGCGGATCATACATTACAATTTTTAAATCCTCATTGCATATACTCATGGCCGCTTTTGACATATTACCAAATCCTGAACCTGCATCTAAAACTCGGTAGCCGGGATTTATGTGCCCACGTATGCATGTATCACGATGTCTAGCGTCACGGCCTAGAGAAATATACGAGTTTACCTTGTTGTATACAGGAATAACATCGCGCAAAACTTCCATCACTTTTCCCCAGCTTTCGCCAAGACCCATAATGTGTATCCCGCCGTTATGCATTACCGAATTTATCGGTAGCGATTGATGAATA
Coding sequences:
- a CDS encoding helicase, with the protein product MKSDFNHTVSKYPCPNCKTNLTIDITFDKRIHILCPSCELGGLFDGNGGTDIAIMEFACRYDEGKLSKSDSITDSKMVRKKSEIVLLTKGYTPNPLTKSILYSKKDYIVCYKRLSRPKPVSGGNVSESGIDQRLADALVKSGISKLYKFQRKAIDHILAGKDIVIEAPTASGKTEAFLIPILHMVGTKRTSSPSILIIYPTKALAHDQYSKVKLLAVTMGLDVAVFDGDVGAAHRSDVLSRKPDIIITNFDVLHYHMMRRTRFASLLSSIRFTIVDETHVYTGIFGSNVHYIIKRLKRLASSRIQFIASSATLHNSENFCKQLFGVDMERIVGEGAKSKIDFVIMFPSLRTQRSLMIDLTKKLTDAEHKTIVFSGSHQNAELLAMQAKKLGVSIKVHRAGLTTRYRKIVEDEFRNGLLKAISCTPTLELGIDVGDVDGVVSSTVPVNRLMQRIGRAARNGQMGFAFLVLGSDPISQYYKNHPDDYFEDSEEAYIDPKNPFIEESQVLAMAYDRAIKLDEMPEYKKTIENHCKSRSLILYDNMYALGVKGKHLISEYNIRGIGRHIDIISNGYVVGKRALPMALEELHENAVYFLAGTKYIVKHFSYPKKMHAIIERAPKNYSYYTKALTDEWPIIEKIYERKIVFGTEIVFCRLHIEKIIHGYANIKIGEGTMQGTRVDLKVPLQYDFVTKGIVFHAPEPIECAADSTDTEYTKISGYHATEHVIIEGSNIITGGASQDLGGISLGRSGLVFVYDGAIGGSGASRALYERFKDVITRAKNIVKECPCTNEAGCPRCTFSYRCGNNNEYLHKISALEILERMCKGEETKMVQAKDGDRSLV
- a CDS encoding DNA methylase N-4/N-6 domain-containing protein (ccrM) — protein: MKEKIANQIYNEDCIVGMQKIKAKSVDLIITDPPFAIKFGKKKANYNRKDSRVLKGYGEVLQSEYSKFTHNWMEQAYRTLRESGSMYVFSGWNHLGDILAGLDSAGFTVVNHLVWKYQFGVVTSRKFVTSHYHCLYVCVNDKKRTFYPFSRFGKNDKDENNKSLHYADKEDVWYIKREYWSGMTKTPTKLPRKIVEKILEYSSKKGDLVMDPFLGSGQVAVVSKLMGRKYAGFEVVKQYYEFIQHRLESGGYGLKHAD
- a CDS encoding sec-independent translocation protein (mttA/Hcf106, tatA), with the protein product MTYEIALNIIGGEWVIIIFVALVLILGTNKLPEAAKKMGKAVNEYNRAKTDVRESLNDVGIHETGVRGPVNTERQKLEIICKTLGIDFNDKSNDELRTAIESKMGKKDS
- a CDS encoding major facilitator transporter family protein — protein: MRYHLFLVNSVSLLIGISYGIHNPILPIFAVDSIGASYSDLGAIGVANFMPYVFVPLFVGMLLDKFNRGWILTVGVAINVVSTYALSIVHTVPEIIICRIGTGIAHAFFWPPCEAIISSVSSGADRVKNIAKFVGFFVAGFTIGPLLGSLFLNDSDSGYRLLFQFAAFVMAAALISSVSTSRIRTVASSVKISLSGFRSLISLPEMVLMLIYCTASFGVILAIYPAFLTEKGTSAMHVEILYFVFGISRIITLICAKKFVGHVTIILVASILSIGIGMSAAYFGNGLFWYAIALLTMGFGFSAIVPLTLEIALSRAKAKMSGSVIGAYESIFGIGWVIGPIIAGIVSQEYGGSAPYIVFAIFGFGVAFIAIARRSVLQPIYRQD
- a CDS encoding methylase, which codes for MGLGESWGKVMEVLRDVIPVYNKVNSYISLGRDARHRDTCIRGHINPGYRVLDAGSGFGNMSKAAMSICNEDLKIVMYDPLLPMLKNTSRLFEESPDLSCGVFEHMPFRSGGFDAVMCGYSLRDAIELRTAISEIHRVLHKDGKFVIVDLGKPDSRFVRTGVAFYLKFVLPIVAYCAAGRLGLKFSALYDTFKKWPKNKELESILLEKFSRVEFGKDLMGGAVMVAAYK